The proteins below come from a single Streptomyces sp. M92 genomic window:
- a CDS encoding CocE/NonD family hydrolase, with protein sequence MRHVTHLPYTTKEEEHVVIPMSDGVRLSARIWRPTSSDHEPVPAVLEYIPYRKRDLTAERDSIHHPYIAGHGYACVRVDLRGTGESEGVLRDEYLEIEQRDAEEVLAWLADQPWCDGGTGMMGLSWGAFAALQVAARRPPSLKAIVIASFTDDRHADDMHYMGGAMLSDNLAEAGTMFAYATCPPDPAVAGDSWRDMWHERLEHARPWVVEWLRHQRLDDYWRHASVSGNYADVRCPVLASSGWADGYSNAVTRLLAHLDVPRKGLIGPWSHKFPHLGEPGPAIGYLQEVVRWWDHWLKGVDNGVMDGPMLRTWMQDSVPPSTSYEQRPGRWVAEPEWPSPHVRPVTHPLTGRRIGPALAADVEAGPGDGGEDLTVRSPLSVGQFAGKWASYNAPPDLPYDQREEDGGSLVFETEPLTERMEILGSPAVDLDLTADQPIAMVAARLSDVHPDGAATRVTYGLLNLTRLDSAEEPEPLVPGRRYRARVHLNGVAQSFPPGHRVRLSLSTSYWPLAWPPPKPAMLGLREGSSTLTLPVRPPEQADDSLAVPFGEPEGTPPLATTTITPPEERWDVKRDLVGYHAELETVKDRGTVRFEEIGLDVGRRAHERYSSVADDFTSVSGESTWTMDFRRADWDVRVVTHTRLTCDESRFFVDATLDGYEGGRRVFSRTWNETVPRDLL encoded by the coding sequence ATGCGTCATGTGACCCACCTGCCGTACACGACCAAGGAAGAGGAACACGTCGTCATCCCGATGTCGGACGGCGTCCGTCTGTCGGCGCGGATCTGGCGGCCCACGTCGTCGGACCACGAACCCGTGCCGGCGGTGCTGGAGTACATCCCGTACCGCAAGCGCGACCTCACCGCCGAACGCGATTCGATCCACCACCCCTACATCGCCGGGCACGGTTACGCCTGTGTCCGCGTCGACCTGCGGGGCACCGGCGAGTCGGAGGGGGTGCTGCGCGACGAGTACCTGGAGATCGAGCAGCGCGACGCCGAGGAGGTGCTGGCCTGGCTCGCCGACCAGCCCTGGTGCGACGGCGGCACGGGGATGATGGGGCTGTCGTGGGGGGCGTTCGCGGCCCTCCAGGTTGCGGCCCGCCGGCCACCGAGCCTCAAGGCGATCGTGATCGCGTCCTTCACCGACGACCGACACGCCGACGACATGCACTACATGGGCGGCGCCATGCTGTCGGACAACCTGGCCGAGGCGGGCACCATGTTCGCCTACGCCACCTGTCCCCCCGACCCGGCCGTGGCCGGCGACAGCTGGCGCGACATGTGGCACGAACGCCTCGAGCACGCGCGCCCCTGGGTCGTGGAGTGGCTGCGCCACCAGCGGCTCGACGACTACTGGCGGCACGCCTCGGTCTCCGGGAACTACGCGGACGTGCGCTGTCCGGTGCTCGCGTCCAGCGGCTGGGCGGACGGCTACTCCAACGCCGTGACCCGGCTGCTCGCCCACCTGGACGTGCCCCGCAAGGGGCTCATCGGCCCTTGGTCGCACAAGTTCCCCCACCTCGGCGAACCGGGGCCCGCCATCGGTTACCTCCAGGAGGTCGTGCGCTGGTGGGACCACTGGCTCAAGGGCGTCGACAACGGCGTGATGGACGGCCCGATGCTGCGGACGTGGATGCAGGACAGCGTCCCGCCGTCCACCTCGTACGAACAGCGGCCGGGACGCTGGGTGGCGGAGCCCGAGTGGCCGTCCCCGCATGTCCGTCCGGTCACGCACCCGCTCACCGGGCGGCGGATCGGGCCCGCCCTCGCAGCGGACGTGGAGGCGGGTCCCGGGGACGGAGGAGAGGACCTGACCGTGCGGTCCCCGTTGTCCGTCGGCCAGTTCGCGGGCAAGTGGGCCTCCTACAACGCGCCGCCCGACCTGCCTTACGACCAGCGCGAGGAGGACGGCGGTTCCCTCGTCTTCGAGACCGAGCCGCTGACCGAGCGGATGGAGATCCTCGGTTCGCCGGCCGTCGACCTCGATCTGACGGCCGACCAGCCGATCGCCATGGTGGCCGCGCGCCTGTCGGACGTCCACCCGGACGGAGCCGCCACCCGGGTCACCTACGGTCTGCTCAACCTCACCCGCCTGGACAGCGCCGAAGAACCCGAGCCGCTGGTGCCCGGCCGCCGCTACCGGGCCAGGGTCCACCTCAACGGAGTGGCACAGAGTTTCCCGCCCGGCCACCGCGTCCGGCTCTCGCTGTCCACGTCCTACTGGCCGCTCGCCTGGCCGCCGCCGAAACCGGCGATGCTCGGCCTCCGCGAGGGCTCCAGCACGCTCACCCTCCCGGTGCGTCCCCCGGAGCAGGCCGACGACAGCCTGGCGGTGCCGTTCGGCGAGCCCGAGGGCACCCCGCCCCTCGCCACCACGACGATCACGCCCCCGGAGGAACGGTGGGACGTGAAGCGGGACCTGGTCGGATACCACGCCGAGCTGGAGACGGTGAAGGACCGGGGCACGGTCCGCTTCGAGGAGATCGGCCTCGACGTCGGCCGCCGCGCGCACGAACGCTACTCCTCCGTCGCCGACGACTTCACGTCCGTGAGCGGTGAGTCCACGTGGACGATGGACTTCAGGCGCGCCGACTGGGATGTGCGCGTGGTCACCCACACCCGTCTCACCTGCGACGAGAGCCGGTTCTTCGTCGACGCCACGCTGGACGGCTACGAGGGCGGCCGACGGGTGTTCTCGCGCACCTGGAACGAGACGGTGCCGCGCGACCTGCTGTAG
- a CDS encoding VOC family protein, which translates to MKIHLTSVFVDDQAAALRFYTEVLGFVKKHDVPVGETDRWLTVVSPEDPEGPELLLEPLGHPAARTYRDALVADGIPLAQFAVDDVKAEYERLRGHGVRFTQEPVEMGPVTAAVFEDGCGNLIQIATQG; encoded by the coding sequence GTGAAGATCCATCTGACCAGCGTCTTCGTAGACGACCAGGCGGCGGCACTGCGCTTCTACACCGAGGTCCTCGGCTTCGTGAAGAAGCACGACGTCCCGGTGGGGGAGACGGACCGGTGGCTGACCGTCGTCTCGCCCGAGGACCCCGAGGGCCCGGAGCTCCTCCTGGAGCCCCTCGGCCACCCGGCCGCGCGCACCTATCGCGACGCCCTCGTCGCGGACGGCATCCCGCTCGCCCAGTTCGCCGTGGACGACGTCAAGGCCGAGTACGAGCGGCTGCGCGGTCACGGTGTCCGCTTCACCCAGGAGCCGGTGGAAATGGGCCCGGTCACCGCGGCCGTCTTCGAGGACGGCTGCGGCAACCTGATCCAGATCGCCACGCAGGGGTAG
- a CDS encoding alpha/beta fold hydrolase — MTEYLPVDGGTIAYEVAGSGPLIVLAHGMGDSRAAYRAVVPRLVAAGYRVASVDLRGCGESSVDWPAWSRTDIAGDLLAVIRHLGGPAVLVGHSVSGGAATVAAAREPSLVTAVVELAPFTRKQSVGLGDLKVRRFRQGMLRLLGAGLFGSLPLWRSYLDLAYPGVRPADWARRLGRIDSLLREPGRMKAMRAMGRSAPTDAGAQLGNVRCPVLVVMGTLDPDWADPHAEGMAVVEALPAGLGRLEMIEGAGHYPHDQYPDRVVSLVLGFLRADAARA; from the coding sequence ATGACCGAGTACCTCCCCGTCGACGGCGGGACGATCGCGTACGAGGTGGCGGGCTCCGGCCCTCTGATCGTTCTGGCTCACGGCATGGGTGACAGCCGCGCCGCCTACCGAGCCGTCGTCCCGCGGCTGGTCGCGGCCGGGTACCGGGTGGCCTCGGTGGACCTGCGCGGCTGCGGCGAGTCCAGCGTCGACTGGCCGGCCTGGAGCCGCACCGACATCGCCGGCGACCTGCTCGCCGTGATCCGCCACCTCGGCGGCCCGGCCGTACTCGTCGGCCACTCGGTCTCCGGCGGTGCCGCCACCGTCGCCGCGGCGCGGGAGCCCTCGCTGGTCACCGCGGTCGTCGAGCTGGCGCCGTTCACCCGTAAGCAGTCGGTCGGCCTCGGCGACCTGAAGGTGAGGCGTTTCCGGCAGGGGATGCTGCGGCTGCTCGGCGCGGGTCTGTTCGGCAGCCTGCCGCTGTGGCGCTCGTACCTCGACCTCGCCTACCCGGGCGTGAGGCCGGCCGACTGGGCGCGGCGGCTCGGGCGCATCGACTCCCTGCTGCGCGAGCCGGGCCGGATGAAGGCCATGCGGGCCATGGGGCGCAGCGCCCCGACGGACGCCGGAGCCCAGCTCGGCAACGTCCGCTGCCCGGTCCTGGTCGTCATGGGAACCCTCGACCCCGACTGGGCCGACCCGCACGCCGAGGGCATGGCGGTCGTCGAGGCGCTCCCGGCCGGCCTCGGCCGCCTGGAAATGATCGAGGGTGCCGGGCACTACCCGCACGACCAGTATCCCGACCGGGTCGTCTCGCTCGTCCTCGGCTTCCTGCGTGCGGACGCCGCCCGTGCCTAG
- a CDS encoding AAA family ATPase: MGAQDARETAERLRTIGDELSDRFYERADVVRTLVVTLLAGQHSLVLGPPGTAKSELARELTGRIDGASYWEILLSKFTAPTRMFGPIDVAALARGEYRQVYDGRATTAHIAFIDEIFKCSTAALNETLGFLNERIYHPENGGEPIRCPLIGAITASNELPTGEDSAAIYDRLLVRLEVGYLTDPSNFAALVRSAVGGTEAPPRTTIELASLQYAVAEAVPAVEVPDAVVDAVCTLRAALRRKELVASDRRWRQAVRLLQASAYLDGRPAVTDTDLSVLTHVLWDSPAQRPLVEREVLHLVNPDAKEALDLADTVEELEAQLDAMAGQSREALSEWVIKKAHHQLATTGKRLEKLRAEAASAGRSTAAIDRVARRQRAVRARVLTEALGVDASTVQAQL; this comes from the coding sequence ATGGGCGCACAGGACGCGCGGGAGACGGCGGAGCGGCTGCGGACCATCGGCGACGAACTGTCGGACCGCTTCTACGAGCGGGCCGACGTCGTGCGGACGCTGGTGGTGACGCTGCTCGCCGGTCAGCACTCACTGGTGCTCGGACCCCCCGGTACGGCCAAGTCGGAACTGGCCCGGGAACTGACGGGCCGGATCGACGGAGCCTCCTACTGGGAGATCCTGCTGTCGAAGTTCACCGCGCCGACGAGGATGTTCGGCCCCATCGACGTCGCCGCGCTGGCCCGGGGCGAGTACCGCCAGGTCTACGACGGCCGCGCCACGACCGCGCACATCGCGTTCATCGACGAGATCTTCAAGTGCTCCACGGCGGCGCTCAACGAGACGCTCGGCTTCCTCAACGAGCGGATCTACCACCCCGAGAACGGCGGCGAACCGATCCGCTGTCCCCTGATCGGAGCGATCACGGCCAGCAACGAGCTGCCCACCGGAGAGGACTCGGCCGCCATCTACGACCGGCTGCTCGTGCGCCTCGAGGTCGGCTACCTGACGGACCCCTCCAACTTCGCCGCGCTGGTCCGCTCCGCCGTCGGCGGGACCGAGGCACCGCCGCGGACCACCATCGAGCTGGCCTCGCTGCAGTACGCCGTGGCCGAGGCCGTCCCGGCCGTCGAGGTCCCCGACGCCGTCGTCGACGCCGTGTGCACGCTGCGGGCCGCGCTGCGCCGCAAGGAACTCGTCGCCTCGGACCGCCGCTGGCGGCAGGCCGTCCGCCTGCTCCAGGCCTCCGCCTACCTCGACGGCCGCCCCGCGGTCACCGACACCGACCTGTCGGTGCTGACACATGTGCTGTGGGACTCCCCCGCCCAGCGTCCGCTCGTCGAGCGGGAGGTGCTGCACCTGGTCAACCCCGACGCCAAGGAGGCCCTCGACCTGGCGGACACCGTCGAGGAACTGGAGGCCCAGCTCGACGCCATGGCCGGCCAGTCCCGCGAGGCGCTGAGCGAGTGGGTCATCAAGAAGGCCCATCACCAGCTCGCCACGACGGGGAAGCGGCTGGAGAAGCTGCGCGCGGAGGCGGCGAGCGCGGGACGCAGCACCGCAGCCATCGACCGGGTCGCCCGTCGCCAACGCGCGGTACGCGCCCGCGTCCTGACCGAGGCCCTCGGTGTGGACGCGAGCACGGTGCAGGCCCAGCTCTGA
- a CDS encoding glycoside hydrolase family 64 protein, translating to MLSSLKHRLLAVVSAAGLAGALLTFGGSPPADAAVPATIPLKITNNSGRGEPVHIYNLGTSLTTGQQGWADASGTFHAWPAGGNPPTPAPDASIPGPAAGQTKTIRVPKLSGRIYFSYGQKLDFRLTTGGLVQPAVQNPNDPNRDILFNWSEYTLNDSGLWLNSTQVDMFSAPYTVGVRRADGGVSSAGRLKAGGYSGVLDALRAQPGWGGLIQTRSDGTVLRALAPLYGVETGALPASVMDDYINRVWQKYTTSTLTVTPFADRPGTKYYGRVSGGVMNFTDGSGAVVTSFQKPDASSVFGCHKLLDAPNDQVRGPISRTLCAGFNRSTLLSNPNQPDSSADGFYQDSVTNHYARIIHAHMADGKAYAFAFDDVGHHESLVHDGDPVEARLTLDPLD from the coding sequence GTGCTCTCCAGCCTCAAACACCGTCTGCTCGCCGTGGTCTCGGCCGCGGGCCTGGCCGGCGCACTGCTCACGTTCGGCGGCTCGCCGCCCGCGGACGCGGCGGTTCCCGCCACCATCCCCCTGAAGATCACCAACAACTCCGGCCGCGGCGAGCCGGTCCACATCTACAACCTGGGCACCTCGCTGACGACAGGTCAGCAGGGCTGGGCCGACGCGAGCGGCACCTTCCACGCCTGGCCCGCCGGCGGCAATCCCCCCACCCCCGCACCGGACGCGTCCATCCCCGGTCCCGCCGCCGGACAGACCAAGACGATCCGCGTCCCCAAGCTGTCGGGGCGCATCTACTTCTCGTACGGCCAGAAGCTCGACTTCCGCCTCACCACGGGCGGCCTGGTGCAGCCGGCGGTCCAGAACCCGAACGACCCCAACCGCGACATCCTGTTCAACTGGTCCGAGTACACACTCAACGACTCCGGGCTGTGGCTGAACAGCACGCAGGTCGACATGTTCTCCGCTCCCTACACCGTCGGCGTGCGGCGCGCCGACGGCGGCGTGAGCAGCGCGGGCCGGCTGAAGGCCGGCGGCTACAGCGGCGTCCTCGACGCGCTGCGGGCGCAGCCCGGCTGGGGCGGGCTGATCCAGACGCGGTCCGACGGCACCGTCCTTCGGGCGCTGGCACCGCTGTACGGCGTGGAGACCGGTGCCCTGCCCGCGTCCGTCATGGACGACTACATCAACCGGGTCTGGCAGAAGTACACGACGAGCACCCTCACCGTCACCCCGTTCGCCGACCGCCCCGGCACGAAGTACTACGGACGCGTCTCGGGCGGCGTCATGAACTTCACCGACGGCTCCGGTGCGGTCGTCACGAGCTTCCAGAAGCCGGACGCCTCCAGCGTCTTCGGCTGCCACAAGCTCCTGGACGCCCCGAACGACCAGGTGCGCGGGCCGATCTCCCGCACCCTGTGCGCCGGTTTCAACCGCTCCACGCTGCTGAGCAACCCGAACCAGCCCGACTCCTCGGCGGACGGCTTCTACCAGGACTCGGTGACCAATCACTACGCGCGGATCATCCACGCCCACATGGCCGACGGGAAGGCGTACGCCTTCGCCTTCGACGACGTCGGCCACCACGAGTCGCTGGTGCACGACGGCGACCCGGTCGAGGCGCGGCTGACGCTCGACCCGCTCGACTGA
- a CDS encoding VWA domain-containing protein, translated as MDGTSDAAPDARGEPASRAGKWLSLSSATAERHTAAVVADRFDLMTWQDMHGQSDGLRELARELDDRHAHAADLLADTFQAAYKARPRLRRPAEMDPARLVNHQIITSLTDSPEFAALHRETAGDAYAAAMAVLAQAGALRRMLEHSWRAQEQAERAKRSLLDAEEAAAAVADALRQDGHETREDGTDAVGRTAEAAESAEDAAREAAAGAAQALGAAVPGIRAAARGAVARAAEATRNETALMRAWGVGPGELERMPFEQRARLAERLRTGRLARWAELIGRFRQMAGGERARRVENATGELIGVTLGDDLSRVLPSELAALGLPELRAVFAARYAAGELMLYDSQGEQATGRGAIIACVDTSHSMYEAGPGGITREAWAKACALALLDQARDAGRDFVGILFAAADKLQVFRFPAGRPAPVTEVLDFAESFLGGGTSYQRPLTAAAGLLEAEFDDTARARGDIVMLTDDDCGVTEEWMRDWNAAKQRLGFRVFGIAVGTPRVAEADSVLDTLCDNLRAVEDLTDVHAAADLFRVI; from the coding sequence ATGGACGGGACATCGGACGCGGCACCGGACGCGCGCGGCGAGCCGGCGAGCCGGGCCGGGAAGTGGCTGAGCCTTTCGAGTGCCACGGCCGAGCGGCACACCGCCGCCGTGGTCGCGGACCGGTTCGACCTCATGACCTGGCAGGACATGCACGGGCAGTCGGACGGACTGCGCGAGCTGGCCCGGGAACTGGACGACCGCCACGCCCACGCCGCCGACCTGCTGGCCGACACGTTCCAGGCCGCCTACAAGGCACGGCCGCGGTTGCGGCGGCCGGCGGAGATGGACCCCGCCCGGCTGGTCAACCACCAGATCATCACGTCCCTGACGGACTCCCCGGAGTTCGCCGCGCTGCACCGGGAGACGGCCGGTGACGCGTACGCCGCCGCCATGGCCGTACTCGCCCAGGCCGGAGCGCTGCGCCGGATGCTGGAGCACTCCTGGCGTGCCCAGGAACAGGCCGAGCGGGCGAAGCGAAGCCTGCTGGACGCCGAGGAGGCGGCCGCCGCCGTGGCCGACGCCCTCCGGCAGGACGGCCACGAGACCCGCGAGGACGGCACCGACGCCGTGGGACGGACCGCGGAGGCGGCCGAGAGCGCCGAGGACGCCGCGCGCGAGGCCGCCGCCGGTGCCGCACAGGCGCTCGGGGCGGCCGTCCCCGGGATCCGGGCCGCCGCACGCGGCGCCGTGGCCCGGGCCGCCGAGGCCACGCGGAACGAGACGGCGCTGATGCGGGCGTGGGGTGTCGGCCCCGGAGAACTGGAGCGGATGCCCTTCGAGCAGCGGGCCCGGCTCGCCGAGCGGCTGCGGACCGGCCGGCTGGCCCGGTGGGCCGAGCTCATCGGGCGTTTCCGGCAGATGGCCGGCGGTGAGCGAGCCCGCAGGGTGGAGAACGCCACCGGGGAACTGATCGGCGTCACGCTCGGCGACGACCTCTCCCGCGTCCTCCCCTCCGAGCTGGCGGCCCTCGGACTGCCCGAACTGCGGGCGGTGTTCGCCGCCCGCTACGCCGCCGGTGAGCTGATGCTCTACGACAGCCAGGGCGAGCAGGCCACCGGCCGGGGCGCGATCATCGCCTGCGTGGACACCTCGCACTCCATGTACGAGGCGGGGCCCGGCGGCATCACCCGGGAGGCGTGGGCCAAGGCGTGCGCCCTCGCCCTGCTGGACCAGGCCCGCGACGCCGGGCGCGACTTCGTGGGCATCCTGTTCGCCGCCGCCGACAAGCTCCAGGTCTTCCGCTTCCCGGCCGGCCGGCCCGCGCCCGTCACCGAGGTGCTCGACTTCGCGGAGTCCTTCCTCGGCGGCGGCACCAGCTACCAGCGGCCGCTCACGGCGGCCGCCGGACTGCTGGAGGCGGAGTTCGACGACACGGCCCGCGCCCGCGGCGACATCGTGATGCTGACCGACGACGACTGCGGCGTCACCGAGGAGTGGATGCGCGACTGGAACGCCGCCAAGCAGCGGCTCGGTTTCCGGGTTTTCGGCATCGCCGTCGGCACCCCGCGCGTCGCCGAGGCCGACTCGGTCCTCGACACCCTGTGCGACAACCTGCGCGCCGTCGAGGACCTCACCGACGTCCACGCCGCCGCGGACCTCTTCCGCGTCATCTGA
- a CDS encoding lytic polysaccharide monooxygenase auxiliary activity family 9 protein: MHASRKTAALIGAALAPVIAVSLPASSASAHGYISDPPSRQAQCAAGTVSCGDIKYEPQSVEGPKGLTSCSGGNSRFAELDDDSRGWTVTPVPRNTTFSWRLTAQHATSTWEYFVGGQRIAVFDDGGAKPDAVVNHQVDFGGLSGHQKVLAVWNVADTDNAFYACIDVNVGG; this comes from the coding sequence ATGCACGCCAGCAGGAAGACCGCCGCCCTGATCGGCGCGGCCCTCGCCCCTGTCATCGCCGTCAGTCTCCCCGCCTCGTCGGCGAGCGCGCACGGCTACATCTCCGACCCGCCCAGCCGCCAGGCCCAGTGCGCGGCCGGCACGGTGTCCTGCGGGGACATCAAGTACGAGCCCCAGAGCGTCGAGGGCCCCAAGGGCCTGACCAGTTGCAGCGGCGGCAACAGCCGCTTCGCCGAACTGGACGACGACAGCAGGGGCTGGACCGTCACCCCGGTGCCGAGAAACACGACGTTCTCGTGGCGGCTCACCGCACAGCACGCCACGAGCACCTGGGAGTACTTCGTGGGCGGGCAGCGGATCGCCGTGTTCGACGACGGCGGCGCCAAGCCCGACGCCGTCGTGAACCACCAGGTCGACTTCGGTGGCCTGTCCGGTCACCAGAAGGTGCTCGCGGTGTGGAACGTGGCCGACACCGACAACGCCTTCTACGCCTGCATCGACGTCAACGTCGGCGGCTGA
- a CDS encoding ATP-grasp domain-containing protein has product MSDDKVKNVFVVGLDEANLPVLESVPGAESLRFHGLLTVEELQDGEVRLPAVLEKAQTVLDEFDGSIDAIVGYWDFPVSTLVPILGERYGTRTTSLESVVKCEHKYWSRLEQREVTDRHPRFGRVDLAADPPRPPDGVRFPMWLKPALSYSSELAFGVGDEEEFRKAVAEVREGISRVGRPFEHILDRVDLPPEMNGVGGRVCLAEEALSGVQVAVEGYVHDGEVVVYGTLDSIDYPDSPCFLRHQYPSMLPADVVARLRDVTERVMRRIGFDNATFSVEYFYDPGSQDISLLEINPRHSQSHAELFQYVDGVPNHHAMLALALGRDPRMPHREGRYAMAAKWYYRWFTDGVVRHVPSAEDVARVEREIPGVRIEVLPEPGRRLSDLSQQDSYSYELAHIFTGGDDEADLRRKYDQCVAALGLTFDGPPEGARS; this is encoded by the coding sequence GTGTCTGACGACAAGGTCAAGAACGTCTTCGTGGTCGGTCTCGACGAGGCCAACCTTCCGGTGCTCGAGTCCGTGCCGGGTGCCGAATCGCTGCGCTTCCACGGACTGCTGACGGTCGAGGAGCTGCAGGACGGCGAGGTGCGCCTGCCGGCGGTGCTGGAGAAGGCACAGACGGTGCTGGACGAGTTCGACGGGAGCATCGACGCGATCGTCGGCTACTGGGACTTCCCGGTCAGCACCCTCGTCCCGATCCTCGGCGAGAGGTACGGCACCCGGACCACGAGTCTCGAGTCGGTGGTCAAGTGCGAGCACAAGTACTGGAGCCGGCTCGAACAGCGGGAGGTGACGGACCGGCATCCGCGCTTCGGCCGCGTCGACCTGGCGGCGGACCCGCCGCGTCCGCCGGACGGCGTGCGGTTCCCGATGTGGCTCAAGCCCGCGTTGTCCTATTCGTCCGAACTCGCTTTCGGCGTCGGGGACGAGGAGGAGTTCCGCAAGGCCGTCGCGGAGGTGCGCGAGGGCATCTCCCGTGTCGGCCGCCCCTTCGAGCACATCCTCGACCGAGTGGACCTGCCGCCGGAGATGAACGGTGTCGGAGGCCGGGTGTGTCTCGCCGAGGAGGCGTTGTCGGGCGTGCAGGTCGCGGTGGAGGGCTATGTGCACGACGGCGAGGTGGTCGTCTACGGCACGCTCGACTCCATCGACTATCCGGACTCACCGTGCTTCCTGCGCCACCAGTACCCCTCCATGCTGCCCGCGGACGTCGTCGCCCGGCTGCGCGACGTCACCGAGCGGGTGATGCGCCGGATCGGCTTCGACAACGCGACGTTCAGCGTGGAGTACTTCTACGACCCGGGCAGCCAGGACATCAGCCTGCTGGAGATCAACCCGCGCCACTCCCAGTCCCACGCCGAGCTGTTCCAGTACGTGGACGGCGTGCCCAACCACCACGCCATGCTCGCCCTCGCCCTCGGCCGGGACCCGCGCATGCCGCACCGCGAGGGCCGGTACGCGATGGCGGCGAAGTGGTACTACCGCTGGTTCACGGACGGTGTGGTGCGCCACGTGCCCTCCGCCGAGGACGTCGCCCGCGTCGAACGCGAGATACCGGGCGTACGGATCGAGGTCCTGCCCGAGCCGGGCCGACGGCTCTCCGACCTCTCCCAGCAGGACAGTTACAGCTACGAACTCGCGCACATCTTCACCGGCGGCGACGACGAGGCGGACCTGCGCAGGAAGTACGACCAGTGCGTCGCTGCCCTGGGCCTCACCTTCGACGGGCCGCCGGAAGGAGCGCGGAGTTAA
- a CDS encoding nucleotide triphosphate diphosphatase NUDT15, which produces MNSRTPGAERPERARPAAHSLTGVGLAVLDPAGRVLLGLGHDGRWELPGGKVDAGEDFETAAARELAEETGLVADPADVRVLAVLVDGLGGLTRVTAAAVTRGAAGTPRVTEPDKIVRWGWFARPAVPSALFAPSACVLDCLWPETTPRGPAGVRHYGPLGGTDTQSG; this is translated from the coding sequence GTGAACTCTCGTACTCCCGGCGCCGAGCGCCCCGAACGCGCCCGCCCCGCCGCCCACAGTCTCACCGGTGTCGGCCTCGCCGTCCTCGATCCCGCCGGCCGGGTCCTGCTCGGCCTCGGCCACGACGGGCGCTGGGAACTCCCGGGCGGCAAGGTCGACGCCGGTGAGGACTTCGAGACGGCCGCCGCCCGGGAACTGGCGGAGGAGACCGGGCTCGTGGCGGACCCGGCGGACGTACGGGTCCTGGCGGTCCTCGTCGACGGCCTGGGCGGGCTGACCCGCGTGACGGCGGCGGCCGTCACCCGGGGCGCTGCCGGGACGCCCCGGGTCACCGAGCCGGACAAAATCGTGCGCTGGGGGTGGTTCGCCCGCCCGGCGGTGCCCTCCGCGCTCTTCGCGCCGTCCGCCTGTGTGCTGGACTGCCTGTGGCCCGAGACGACGCCACGGGGGCCCGCCGGAGTACGGCACTACGGACCGCTCGGCGGCACGGACACCCAAAGCGGCTGA
- a CDS encoding ArsR/SmtB family transcription factor produces MADDLFKALADPTRRIILDELTEKSGQTLFEICSRLSMRHHLGISRQAVSQHLAVLEGAGLVETRREGRYKFHDLNVAPLRQIAERWPASDPDPPEAEESTP; encoded by the coding sequence GTGGCCGACGACCTCTTCAAAGCGCTGGCCGACCCCACGCGCCGCATCATCCTGGACGAGCTCACGGAGAAGTCCGGGCAGACCCTGTTCGAGATCTGCTCGCGGCTGAGCATGAGGCATCACCTCGGCATCTCCCGCCAGGCGGTCTCCCAGCACCTCGCCGTGCTGGAAGGTGCCGGGCTCGTCGAGACCAGGCGGGAGGGGCGCTACAAGTTCCACGACCTGAACGTGGCCCCGCTCCGGCAGATAGCCGAGCGCTGGCCCGCATCCGACCCCGACCCACCCGAAGCGGAAGAGAGCACCCCGTGA
- a CDS encoding HIT family protein, whose amino-acid sequence MVTDSGAGDGCLACDLMAGRAPLPGGTVLRTGAWAVEHCVGPFGAGTLVVKPVRHVVHVAGLTAEESGELGPLLRRVSAAVTEVMTPEQVYVCLWSHAGGVPGHIHFVVQPVGGADMARFDAFGPALQVAMGRAGSFPDPPEVERVCDRLRKVLGSTGPADPTR is encoded by the coding sequence GTGGTCACGGATTCCGGTGCGGGCGACGGCTGTCTGGCGTGCGACCTGATGGCGGGCAGAGCCCCGTTGCCGGGCGGCACCGTACTGCGCACCGGGGCATGGGCGGTGGAACACTGCGTCGGGCCGTTCGGTGCCGGCACCCTCGTGGTCAAGCCCGTCCGGCACGTGGTGCACGTCGCCGGCCTGACCGCGGAGGAGTCCGGCGAACTGGGGCCGCTGCTGCGGCGGGTCAGCGCCGCCGTCACCGAGGTGATGACCCCGGAGCAGGTCTATGTGTGCCTGTGGTCGCACGCCGGGGGAGTGCCCGGCCACATCCACTTCGTCGTGCAGCCCGTCGGCGGCGCGGACATGGCCCGCTTCGACGCCTTCGGGCCGGCGCTGCAGGTGGCGATGGGGCGGGCCGGGAGCTTCCCGGACCCACCGGAGGTGGAGCGCGTTTGCGACCGGCTGAGGAAGGTGCTCGGTTCGACCGGCCCGGCGGACCCGACGCGCTGA